A segment of the bacterium genome:
TCAGCGCTGTCGCGTCGGCGGCAATGGCGGCAGCTGATCCAGTGGGCTGCGAACGGCCTTGGCGCACTCGGGCGCGAGCTTGAGATAGATCAGCGTTGACTGAATCGAGGAATGGCCGAGAAGCTCCTGGATATACTTGAGGTTGACACCGGCCTCGAGTAGATGGACCGCGAAGCTGTGGCGAAGAGAATGTGGCGTCGCTGGC
Coding sequences within it:
- a CDS encoding tyrosine-type recombinase/integrase yields the protein PATPHSLRHSFAVHLLEAGVNLKYIQELLGHSSIQSTLIYLKLAPECAKAVRSPLDQLPPLPPTRQR